One window of the Caminibacter pacificus genome contains the following:
- a CDS encoding nickel-dependent hydrogenase large subunit yields MAKRVVIDPITRIEGHLRVEVVLDENNVIKDAYSSATLWRGIEVILKGRDPRDAGFMTQRICGVCTYSHYKAGITAVENALGIEPPLNAKLTRTLLDFALFFHDHIVHFYQLHALDWVDIISALKADPKKASEEAFKYVPKGYEPIATGEDHLREVQKRVAKFAEKGDLGPFKNAYWGHQTMRFTPEQNLIALSHYLKTLEMQRIAAQMMAIFGGKNPHPQSLTVGGVTCVMDLQDPARLAEYMTKFKELADYTNRAYYADIVMAAAAYGNEPSVVQKNNLGNYLTYRTMQTSANSWLFDACGYIKDFDLSKFYEIDESKIEEDVTHSWYKDTGFRHPYNGETVPEYTGYVDGESINGEGKLVHTKVANPEGKYSWIKSPRYNKEPMEVGPLACMVVNYAKGNEKVRKVVDEFLAQTGLPAEALFTTLGRTAARMLQTKTIADYGLEAFNNLVENLKVDKTTVTPYVIDKNKEYKGRFIGDVPRGMLSHWCRIKDGKIENWQAVVPSTWNAGPVDGNGKKGAYEVNLIGMKLADPTKPLEVIRNIHSYDPCIACAVHVMDVKGKKLGEFKVDPLYGAC; encoded by the coding sequence ATGGCTAAAAGAGTAGTAATTGACCCGATTACAAGAATTGAAGGGCACTTAAGAGTAGAGGTTGTTTTGGATGAAAACAACGTAATTAAAGACGCGTATTCTTCTGCGACATTATGGAGAGGTATCGAAGTAATTCTAAAAGGAAGAGACCCGAGAGACGCAGGTTTTATGACACAAAGAATTTGTGGTGTTTGTACTTATTCACATTATAAAGCAGGTATCACTGCTGTTGAGAACGCTCTTGGTATCGAGCCGCCTCTAAATGCGAAACTTACAAGAACATTACTTGATTTCGCACTATTTTTCCATGACCATATCGTACACTTTTATCAACTTCATGCACTTGACTGGGTTGATATTATCAGTGCGCTTAAAGCGGACCCTAAAAAAGCGAGTGAAGAAGCTTTCAAATATGTTCCGAAAGGTTATGAACCTATCGCAACAGGTGAAGATCATCTAAGAGAAGTTCAAAAAAGAGTAGCTAAATTTGCTGAAAAAGGTGACTTAGGACCATTCAAAAATGCATATTGGGGTCACCAAACAATGAGATTTACTCCGGAACAAAACCTAATTGCACTTTCTCACTACCTAAAAACACTTGAAATGCAAAGAATTGCCGCTCAAATGATGGCAATTTTCGGTGGTAAAAACCCACATCCGCAAAGTTTAACCGTAGGTGGTGTTACTTGTGTTATGGATTTACAAGACCCTGCAAGACTTGCTGAGTATATGACTAAATTTAAAGAACTTGCAGATTATACAAACAGAGCATACTATGCCGACATCGTAATGGCAGCTGCTGCTTATGGTAACGAGCCGAGCGTCGTACAAAAAAATAACTTAGGTAACTACCTAACATACAGAACTATGCAAACAAGTGCTAACTCTTGGTTATTTGACGCTTGCGGTTATATTAAAGATTTCGATTTAAGCAAATTCTATGAAATAGATGAAAGCAAAATCGAAGAAGACGTAACTCACTCTTGGTACAAAGATACAGGATTCAGACATCCGTATAACGGTGAGACTGTTCCTGAATATACAGGATACGTAGACGGTGAAAGTATTAACGGTGAAGGAAAACTTGTTCATACAAAAGTTGCGAATCCGGAAGGAAAATATTCTTGGATTAAATCTCCAAGATACAATAAAGAACCTATGGAAGTTGGTCCTCTTGCATGTATGGTTGTTAACTATGCAAAAGGAAATGAAAAAGTTAGAAAAGTTGTTGATGAGTTCTTAGCTCAAACTGGTCTTCCTGCTGAAGCGTTATTTACGACTCTTGGAAGAACTGCGGCAAGAATGCTTCAAACTAAAACAATTGCTGATTACGGTCTTGAAGCATTTAACAACTTAGTAGAAAACCTAAAAGTAGATAAAACTACAGTAACACCTTATGTAATTGATAAAAACAAAGAATACAAAGGTAGATTTATCGGTGACGTTCCAAGAGGAATGCTAAGCCATTGGTGTAGAATTAAAGACGGTAAAATTGAAAACTGGCAAGCTGTAGTTCCTTCAACTTGGAATGCAGGTCCTGTAGACGGTAACGGTAAAAAAGGTGCTTATGAAGTTAACCTAATCGGTATGAAACTTGCAGATCCGACTAAACCTCTTGAAGTTATCAGAAATATTCACTCTTACGACCCATGTATTGCTTGTGCGGTTCACGTAATGGACGTAAAAGGTAAAAAACTTGGTGAATTCAAAGTAGACCCACTTTACGGTGCATGCTAA
- the cybH gene encoding Ni/Fe-hydrogenase, b-type cytochrome subunit: protein MKFLKTMGEYLGGIEFSAGYRWQHWIRAISIFALIATGFYIANPFITYANVSPEPTRFLQAQIREWHIIFGFAMIGAVLYKTFFFFFFREGKYERLSILDAFNIKLMLEQVGYYLLINKHPHTKGVYNPLQFWAYTMLYVFFYGIIITGLALYAEVYHNGLGGALYPLAKAVESFFGGLAYVRLWHHIFMWAIIIVVFIHIYMAVYNAVFGKNGGMDAIFSGMKWEKEEH from the coding sequence ATGAAATTCTTAAAAACAATGGGAGAGTATCTCGGCGGGATTGAATTCTCTGCCGGATACAGATGGCAACACTGGATAAGAGCTATTTCTATATTTGCTCTTATCGCAACAGGATTTTATATTGCAAATCCTTTTATTACATACGCAAACGTATCTCCTGAGCCGACAAGATTTTTGCAAGCTCAGATTAGAGAATGGCATATTATTTTCGGTTTTGCGATGATAGGTGCCGTTTTATATAAAACATTTTTCTTCTTCTTTTTCAGAGAAGGAAAATATGAAAGATTATCCATCCTGGATGCTTTTAACATTAAACTAATGTTAGAGCAAGTAGGATATTATTTATTAATCAACAAACACCCACACACAAAAGGTGTTTATAATCCGTTACAATTTTGGGCGTATACTATGCTTTACGTATTCTTTTACGGTATTATTATCACAGGGCTTGCATTATACGCCGAAGTTTATCATAACGGTCTTGGAGGAGCTTTATATCCTTTAGCAAAAGCGGTTGAGAGCTTTTTTGGCGGTCTTGCGTATGTTAGACTTTGGCATCATATTTTTATGTGGGCTATTATTATCGTAGTATTTATCCACATCTATATGGCCGTATATAACGCAGTATTTGGCAAAAACGGTGGAATGGACGCAATTTTCTCAGGTATGAAATGGGAAAAAGAAGAACATTAA
- a CDS encoding HyaD/HybD family hydrogenase maturation endopeptidase, with protein sequence MKILVLGIGNILFGDEGIGVHMVNYLDEKYNFKGPHQVDLIDGGTLAQRLIPIIVEYDKVFIFDTVDVDEGEIGDVYFFDFLEVPECVSWQGSAHEVEMLQTLEMIHMMGDLPETKIIGVVPYVIGEDTTFTITEPVKKAAKLMEKILIDELKKLGVEIEVKNPDVDLQEIARISYKKGVPEESLRGYEAMKDMQ encoded by the coding sequence ATGAAAATATTAGTTCTTGGTATAGGGAATATATTATTCGGAGACGAAGGAATCGGCGTTCATATGGTTAACTATTTGGATGAAAAATATAATTTTAAAGGTCCTCATCAAGTTGATTTGATAGACGGCGGAACACTTGCGCAAAGATTGATTCCTATAATAGTGGAATACGATAAAGTATTTATATTTGATACCGTTGATGTTGATGAAGGAGAAATAGGCGATGTCTATTTTTTTGATTTTTTGGAAGTTCCGGAGTGTGTGAGTTGGCAGGGAAGCGCTCATGAAGTGGAAATGCTTCAAACTCTTGAAATGATACATATGATGGGTGATTTACCGGAAACTAAAATAATCGGTGTAGTTCCTTATGTAATCGGAGAAGATACTACTTTTACAATTACCGAACCGGTAAAAAAAGCCGCAAAACTAATGGAAAAAATTTTAATAGACGAGCTTAAAAAATTGGGAGTCGAAATAGAAGTGAAAAATCCTGATGTCGATTTACAAGAAATAGCGAGAATTTCTTATAAAAAAGGCGTACCTGAAGAATCGCTAAGAGGTTATGAAGCTATGAAGGATATGCAATGA
- the hypF gene encoding carbamoyltransferase HypF — MRVKYKINGIVQGVGFRPTVYKIAKKLNLKGYVLNSSDGVIIEIEGENKDKFLDELKKNLPPLARIDSIESEILDFVGFKDFVIKESQNTQKTTSISPDIAVCDDCLKEMYDKNDRRYLYPFINCTNCGPRYTIIENIPYDRKNTSMKKFKMCKFCEIEYNDPLNRRYHAQPISCYDCGPKLDVKRKDDSGKWKSLNFDDEIHKIKYIAKKIKEGKNVAIKGLGGFHLVCDATNEEAVGNLRERKRRPSKPFAMMFKNLDMIKDYCDITDKDVALITSKEKPIVLVKKKKDLKGIADKIDRYGVFLPYTPLHYLLFDFLDFPIVATSANISDEPIIRDSDELIEKLSNVIDYILDNDRDIVNACDDSVVQAVGDEYITMRCARGYAPLMENDKSENEKSYGKLNILAVGANQKNTISLAFKDKFILSPHIGDLGTLGSIEYFQRTIETFRRLYEFEEDVIICDKHPYYESTKWALSQDKKIFQVQHHYAHALATMFEHNLKGEYLCFIFDGTGYGDDGTIWGGEVFIANRNDYKRIHHIKPFKLIGGEKAVKNPANMAVALIDEELAKNYPNYKIAKALNNASFPLTSSMGRMFDMVAFLSGMIEKNEWEGISGLLIEKYYNPEINEKIELKIEKEIDFRPVLNFAAANRGEFERVSSVFINTLVDLIEKIAKIYDLPVIVGGGVFQNKTLLTLVNKRLNPYFNKKIPINDGGVSVGQAAWGIWNLK, encoded by the coding sequence TTGCGTGTTAAATACAAAATCAACGGAATCGTTCAAGGTGTCGGATTTAGACCTACCGTTTATAAGATAGCCAAGAAACTTAATTTAAAGGGTTATGTTTTAAACAGTAGTGACGGAGTGATAATTGAAATAGAAGGTGAAAATAAAGATAAGTTTTTAGACGAACTCAAAAAAAACCTTCCGCCTCTTGCGAGGATTGATTCGATAGAGAGTGAAATATTGGATTTTGTGGGATTTAAGGATTTTGTAATAAAAGAATCTCAAAATACTCAAAAAACCACTTCAATCTCTCCTGATATTGCCGTTTGTGATGATTGCTTAAAGGAGATGTACGATAAAAACGACAGAAGATATCTTTATCCTTTCATAAATTGCACTAACTGCGGTCCGAGATATACTATAATCGAAAATATTCCTTATGACAGAAAAAATACTTCAATGAAAAAATTTAAAATGTGTAAATTTTGCGAAATTGAGTATAACGACCCTCTAAACAGAAGATATCACGCTCAGCCTATCAGCTGTTATGACTGCGGTCCGAAACTTGATGTAAAACGTAAAGATGATAGTGGAAAATGGAAAAGTCTTAATTTTGATGATGAAATTCATAAAATTAAATATATTGCTAAAAAAATAAAAGAAGGGAAAAATGTCGCAATAAAAGGGCTTGGAGGGTTTCATCTCGTATGTGATGCGACGAATGAAGAGGCTGTTGGAAATCTTAGAGAGAGAAAAAGACGACCGAGTAAGCCTTTTGCCATGATGTTTAAAAATTTGGATATGATAAAAGATTATTGCGATATAACGGATAAAGATGTCGCTTTGATAACTTCTAAAGAAAAACCTATCGTACTTGTTAAGAAAAAGAAGGATTTAAAAGGTATAGCCGATAAAATAGACAGATACGGCGTTTTTTTGCCTTATACACCATTGCATTATCTGCTTTTTGATTTTTTAGATTTTCCGATAGTCGCTACAAGTGCGAATATTTCGGACGAGCCGATTATAAGAGATAGTGATGAGCTTATCGAAAAGTTATCGAATGTAATTGATTATATTTTAGATAACGACAGAGATATTGTAAATGCGTGTGACGATAGCGTGGTGCAGGCTGTAGGGGATGAATATATTACGATGAGATGTGCTCGGGGATATGCGCCTTTAATGGAGAATGATAAAAGTGAAAATGAAAAGTCGTATGGCAAACTTAATATTTTAGCCGTCGGTGCCAATCAAAAAAACACTATTTCCCTTGCTTTTAAAGACAAATTTATTCTTTCTCCTCATATCGGAGATTTGGGGACTCTTGGAAGTATCGAATATTTCCAAAGGACGATTGAGACTTTTAGAAGGCTTTATGAATTTGAAGAAGATGTAATTATTTGTGATAAACATCCGTATTACGAATCGACAAAATGGGCTTTGTCCCAAGATAAAAAAATCTTTCAAGTTCAGCACCACTACGCTCATGCTTTGGCTACGATGTTCGAGCATAATTTAAAAGGAGAATATCTTTGTTTTATATTCGACGGTACCGGATACGGAGATGACGGGACTATTTGGGGTGGTGAAGTATTTATAGCTAATAGGAATGATTATAAGAGAATACATCATATCAAACCTTTTAAATTAATAGGGGGTGAGAAAGCCGTTAAAAATCCGGCGAATATGGCTGTTGCTTTGATTGATGAGGAGCTTGCTAAAAATTATCCGAATTACAAAATAGCAAAAGCCCTGAATAACGCCTCTTTTCCTCTGACAAGCTCTATGGGTAGAATGTTTGATATGGTTGCGTTTTTGTCTGGGATGATTGAAAAAAACGAATGGGAGGGAATAAGCGGATTATTGATTGAAAAATATTATAATCCGGAAATTAACGAAAAAATAGAGCTTAAAATCGAAAAAGAGATAGACTTTAGACCGGTTTTGAATTTCGCGGCTGCAAATAGAGGTGAATTTGAGAGAGTTTCGAGTGTTTTTATAAATACTTTGGTCGATTTGATTGAGAAAATCGCAAAAATTTACGACTTACCGGTGATCGTAGGAGGCGGGGTTTTTCAAAATAAAACTCTTCTTACGCTTGTAAATAAAAGGCTTAATCCTTACTTTAACAAAAAAATACCGATTAATGACGGAGGTGTGAGCGTAGGTCAGGCGGCATGGGGGATTTGGAATTTAAAATAA
- a CDS encoding helix-turn-helix domain-containing protein has translation MSCIYCNHYILYKLKDGYYKCAKCKRKFSPKRVERKAEILKGFLDELTPQEISQKYSISYATVVKEIKNIRKVIASICEEEFLKKDEIKEFEEYLYLPKTSKELIKAQNFLTIDYGGKIYNIMLSPMKNYAGFDEEKIKSFFRQSRIIKVQNHANIYKFWEYFENFIKKFKGVSEENFFYYLKEAEFRFNGFKIEVKDLF, from the coding sequence ATGAGTTGTATTTACTGTAATCATTACATCTTATACAAATTAAAAGACGGATATTATAAATGCGCCAAATGTAAAAGAAAATTTTCACCAAAAAGAGTTGAAAGAAAAGCCGAAATCCTAAAAGGCTTTTTAGACGAACTAACCCCTCAAGAAATCAGTCAAAAATATTCCATTTCATACGCAACGGTGGTAAAAGAGATTAAAAATATACGAAAAGTTATCGCTTCGATATGTGAAGAAGAGTTTTTGAAAAAAGATGAAATAAAAGAATTCGAAGAATATCTATATCTACCAAAAACTTCAAAAGAACTTATAAAAGCCCAAAACTTCCTCACAATCGACTACGGCGGAAAAATTTATAACATTATGCTAAGCCCAATGAAAAATTACGCCGGATTTGATGAAGAAAAAATAAAAAGTTTTTTTAGACAAAGTAGAATAATAAAAGTCCAAAATCACGCAAATATTTACAAATTTTGGGAATATTTCGAAAATTTTATTAAAAAATTCAAAGGAGTAAGCGAAGAAAACTTCTTTTATTACCTAAAAGAAGCGGAATTTAGATTTAACGGATTCAAAATTGAAGTTAAGGATTTATTTTAA
- a CDS encoding ABC transporter substrate-binding protein, which translates to MKRFLILVLIVSALFAKKDFLNREVKIPKNIHKIVCIGPGALRLVVYLQAQNRVVGIEEREFKYIFARPYILAHKELLKLPVIGMGGVYPNINIEKIISLKPDLIIAGYITKKYADYLQKKSEVPVFVVRYGPIGSFDDKKFLKAIKVLGEILNKKERAIEISKYIEKLNSNLQKVTTNKKIYIGGVAFKGLHGLTSTISDFPVFLKVGIKNAVTSKIKTPFFINEEELFRINPDIIFIDESALGLIDFKKYQILKAFREKQVYGLLPYNNYATNIDTAYLDSYYVLSVVGNKKIDMEKLSGEVYKFFVGKDVYESMKKFFGGFKKID; encoded by the coding sequence ATGAAAAGATTTCTGATATTAGTTTTAATCGTAAGTGCTCTTTTTGCAAAAAAAGATTTTTTAAATAGAGAAGTTAAGATTCCTAAAAATATTCATAAAATAGTATGTATAGGACCCGGTGCGTTAAGACTTGTGGTTTATTTACAAGCTCAAAACAGAGTAGTAGGGATTGAAGAGAGGGAATTTAAATATATTTTTGCAAGACCGTATATTTTAGCTCATAAAGAGCTTTTAAAACTTCCGGTAATAGGAATGGGAGGAGTTTACCCTAATATTAATATAGAGAAAATAATTTCTTTAAAGCCGGATTTAATTATTGCAGGATATATAACTAAAAAATATGCCGATTATTTACAAAAAAAGAGTGAAGTTCCCGTATTTGTAGTTCGATACGGACCGATAGGTTCTTTTGACGATAAAAAGTTTTTAAAAGCTATTAAAGTGCTCGGAGAAATTTTAAATAAAAAAGAAAGAGCAATCGAAATTTCAAAATATATTGAAAAACTGAATTCAAACTTACAAAAAGTGACAACCAATAAGAAAATATATATAGGCGGAGTGGCTTTTAAAGGTTTGCACGGTCTTACTTCAACTATAAGCGATTTTCCGGTGTTTTTAAAAGTCGGTATCAAAAATGCGGTAACGTCGAAAATAAAAACACCTTTTTTTATAAATGAAGAGGAGCTGTTTAGAATAAATCCGGATATAATTTTTATCGATGAAAGTGCTTTAGGTTTGATCGATTTTAAAAAGTATCAAATTTTAAAAGCGTTTAGGGAAAAACAGGTATACGGGCTTTTGCCTTATAATAATTACGCAACTAATATAGATACCGCGTATCTTGACAGTTATTACGTCTTAAGCGTAGTAGGAAATAAAAAAATAGATATGGAAAAATTAAGCGGTGAAGTTTATAAATTTTTTGTCGGCAAAGACGTATACGAGAGTATGAAAAAATTTTTCGGAGGATTTAAAAAGATTGATTAA
- a CDS encoding FecCD family ABC transporter permease produces the protein MIKYLSAFIFLLIISLFSVYYGANDFIAYNIRLPRVLSAIAAGAALGIAGFIMQVVLKNDLASPFTLGITHGALFGVSLSVVFGIGSVFLFSFLGAFIVIVFILAVAFLRRLSSQSIILSGIAISALFGAGSMFLQYFADESQLANIVIWSFGDLSKGDFFNIFLLFFMIMLSLIFFLINSWNFNALSLECAKNVGVKTETLIFISMIIVTLLSALVVANYGIIGFVGLVAPHIVRFFENSFKSLLILSALYGAILLVISDYIARNIIYPVEIPVGIVTSFIGAPMFLYLLMRKK, from the coding sequence TTGATTAAATATTTATCGGCTTTTATATTTTTATTAATAATTTCGTTGTTTTCCGTTTATTACGGTGCGAATGATTTTATTGCTTATAATATCAGACTGCCAAGAGTGTTATCGGCGATTGCAGCGGGTGCGGCGCTTGGGATTGCCGGATTTATAATGCAAGTCGTTTTAAAAAACGATTTGGCTTCTCCTTTTACTTTGGGAATTACGCACGGAGCTCTTTTTGGTGTTAGTTTATCTGTTGTTTTTGGAATCGGAAGCGTTTTTTTGTTTTCTTTTTTAGGTGCTTTTATCGTAATAGTTTTTATTTTAGCTGTTGCGTTTTTAAGACGACTTTCAAGCCAAAGTATTATTTTAAGCGGAATTGCGATAAGTGCTCTTTTTGGCGCGGGAAGTATGTTTTTGCAATATTTTGCCGATGAATCTCAACTTGCTAATATTGTAATTTGGAGTTTCGGAGATTTAAGCAAGGGAGATTTTTTTAATATTTTTTTGTTATTTTTTATGATTATGCTTTCATTGATATTTTTTTTAATCAATAGTTGGAATTTTAACGCTTTGAGTTTGGAATGTGCTAAGAACGTAGGGGTTAAAACAGAAACTTTAATTTTTATATCTATGATTATCGTAACTCTTTTAAGCGCTTTAGTAGTCGCAAATTACGGTATTATAGGGTTTGTGGGGCTTGTGGCTCCTCATATTGTGAGATTTTTTGAAAATAGTTTTAAATCGCTTTTGATATTAAGTGCTCTTTACGGAGCGATTTTGCTTGTGATATCGGATTATATCGCCAGAAATATAATATATCCGGTCGAAATACCTGTAGGAATAGTGACGTCGTTTATTGGGGCACCGATGTTTTTATATCTTTTAATGAGGAAAAAATGA
- a CDS encoding ABC transporter ATP-binding protein — MSLIVKNLNFKYKEKEILKDINLEFQKGKMYAILGRNGAGKSTFLKSIAKILKPKGEIIFYENIDNLSVKEFAKKIAFLSQIQNNSSLSVYEFVMLGRKPHFRFLPKLTDKKTVERVLEKLNLKEKKKIPLNSLSGGERQRAAIARILAQNTEVILLDEPTNNLDIKYQIEIIKFLREIKEDKIIISVIHDINLALKYFDEYIFLKNGKIINKGNQEMVNE; from the coding sequence ATGAGTCTTATTGTTAAAAATTTAAATTTTAAATATAAAGAAAAAGAGATTTTAAAAGATATAAATTTAGAGTTTCAAAAAGGCAAGATGTACGCGATTTTGGGTCGTAACGGAGCTGGTAAAAGTACTTTTTTAAAATCTATTGCCAAAATTTTAAAACCTAAAGGTGAGATTATTTTTTATGAAAATATTGATAATTTATCCGTAAAAGAGTTTGCCAAAAAAATTGCTTTTCTTTCACAAATTCAAAATAATTCCTCTCTTAGTGTTTATGAGTTTGTAATGCTCGGAAGAAAACCTCATTTTAGGTTTTTGCCAAAATTGACGGATAAAAAAACGGTTGAGAGGGTTTTGGAAAAATTAAATTTAAAAGAGAAAAAAAAGATACCGCTCAATTCGTTAAGCGGAGGAGAGAGACAAAGAGCTGCAATTGCAAGGATATTAGCGCAAAATACGGAGGTTATATTACTTGACGAGCCTACGAATAATTTAGATATAAAATATCAAATTGAAATAATTAAATTTTTAAGAGAGATAAAAGAGGATAAAATAATAATTTCGGTTATTCATGACATAAATTTGGCTTTAAAATATTTTGACGAATATATTTTTTTAAAAAATGGTAAAATAATTAATAAAGGTAATCAAGAGATGGTTAATGAATAG
- the cbiM gene encoding cobalt transporter CbiM, which yields MHIADGYLSPATVAVSYAVAVPLWVYGFKKLKEKLNEETLPMIGALAALSFVIMMFNVPVPGGTSGHAVGAALIAILFGPWVGFISVSLVLLIQAIVFGDGGISAWAVNSLAMGFIGSFVGYYVFKLLKDKTKFAPFFAGYISIVTAALFVGIILGIQPIFWTHNGHPLYFPFSLKISVPAMVGEHALFFGIVEGIFTQLVYNFLTKKENEKVAA from the coding sequence ATGCATATTGCGGACGGATATCTTTCCCCTGCTACGGTTGCGGTGAGTTATGCTGTTGCCGTGCCTTTATGGGTGTACGGATTTAAAAAACTAAAAGAAAAACTTAACGAAGAGACTCTTCCTATGATTGGAGCTCTTGCGGCACTTAGTTTCGTAATTATGATGTTTAACGTTCCCGTACCCGGAGGTACGAGCGGACATGCGGTGGGAGCTGCGTTAATTGCTATACTTTTCGGACCTTGGGTTGGGTTTATTAGTGTGAGTTTGGTACTTTTGATTCAAGCTATTGTTTTTGGAGACGGAGGAATCAGCGCTTGGGCTGTTAATTCTTTGGCTATGGGCTTTATCGGTAGTTTTGTGGGATATTACGTATTTAAGTTATTAAAAGACAAAACGAAATTCGCTCCGTTTTTTGCCGGATATATTTCGATTGTAACGGCTGCGCTTTTTGTTGGTATCATTCTTGGAATTCAGCCGATATTCTGGACTCATAACGGACATCCGTTATATTTTCCGTTTTCACTTAAAATCTCGGTACCAGCCATGGTTGGAGAACACGCTTTGTTTTTCGGAATCGTAGAGGGTATTTTTACACAGCTTGTATATAATTTCCTCACTAAAAAAGAAAACGAAAAGGTTGCGGCATGA
- a CDS encoding PDGLE domain-containing protein: protein MSMKKKLLIVLGVLLALVPLGVLTDNPAWGEWDLDYYKEKLGFIPQGMAHASSIKPLIPDYEVPGLGTISGYYISAIVGVILVFAIYFILAKVLKGKKVER from the coding sequence ATGAGTATGAAAAAGAAATTATTAATCGTTCTTGGAGTTTTACTTGCACTCGTTCCTCTTGGAGTGCTTACGGATAATCCTGCTTGGGGTGAATGGGATTTGGATTATTATAAAGAAAAATTAGGTTTCATTCCTCAAGGAATGGCGCATGCAAGCTCTATTAAGCCTTTGATTCCTGATTATGAAGTACCGGGGCTTGGTACGATTAGCGGATATTATATCAGCGCGATTGTCGGAGTGATTTTGGTGTTTGCTATCTATTTTATCCTTGCGAAGGTATTAAAGGGCAAAAAAGTTGAAAGATAA
- a CDS encoding energy-coupling factor transporter transmembrane component T, with the protein MKDNFFRIAFIALFFLFLSLRDIKIISFLLALLIVVTFIIDKNLKIFFKALKSILLFNLGVSLGYIILAYFKHINPWHYILYINLKVILMTYYVFWFFSKVSIVRFFSFSKELSYLLTITLSQIFSYKKTFTDFRDAFRARVVNIRDKEKTFITNTFQFFLTKAMKDSKERALAMKARGFFEEGEK; encoded by the coding sequence TTGAAAGATAATTTTTTTAGAATAGCTTTTATCGCTCTTTTTTTCCTCTTTTTGTCACTTAGAGATATAAAAATCATCTCTTTTTTACTTGCTTTGTTGATTGTAGTGACATTTATAATAGATAAAAATCTAAAAATTTTTTTTAAAGCGTTGAAGTCGATATTGCTTTTTAATTTGGGTGTGAGTTTGGGGTATATAATTTTGGCTTATTTTAAGCATATAAATCCTTGGCATTATATTTTGTATATCAATCTTAAAGTTATTTTGATGACGTATTATGTTTTTTGGTTTTTTTCAAAAGTCAGTATTGTCAGATTTTTTTCTTTTAGCAAAGAGCTTAGTTATTTACTCACGATTACTCTTTCTCAGATTTTTTCATACAAAAAAACGTTTACCGATTTTAGGGACGCTTTTAGAGCAAGGGTGGTGAATATAAGAGATAAGGAAAAAACTTTTATTACAAATACTTTTCAGTTTTTTTTGACAAAAGCGATGAAAGATTCAAAAGAAAGAGCGCTTGCTATGAAAGCGAGAGGTTTTTTCGAAGAAGGTGAAAAATGA